CGATGCTCGATCGTCGGGTCACCGCCTCAGAGGATCAGGCGCTCTCTGCCCTGCTAGAGGCCATGAAGCAACCGCTCTAACCCTGCTTTTTCTAACTAACTTTCCGGCTTCCTAGGAACCTCGCCGCTGTAGGGCAGACTGAGCCTGCGTATACCAGGTGTTTTCTTCGGGAATGGTGCGGTCTGCGGTGTTAGCGCAGGCTTGCCATTCTGCCACCGCAGGTTTGCCCTGAGCCGTCCACACCTGAGCCAGCAGGCAGTGAGCAGCGGCCCGTTGGGGGTCAAGCTGAATCGCCGCTTGCAGATGGGCAGCCGCTTCATCGAGACGGCTCTGTCTGAACGCAATCCATCCCAAATTCTTGTGATAGCTATAGGTAAAGTCTGAGCTTAGTAGCGCCCCTGTTCCTTCGCTTTAGTTTGGACTAACTGGCATCACAATAATGCTCAACAGGATGCCATAAAGAATCTGCTCAACCGTTCATAACAGTTGAACTTAAGGAATTGGATACAATCCTGCTCGCAGTTAAGCTGCTGTTGCAACCGGACTGTTCAGGGATTGTTCGGATGTCTTGCGTTTCGAGGCTCGTTTTTTGACCATCGGATAGCAGGGACGAGGAGTTGGCTTGTGCCCCTTGCCTCGTCCTGGCGATTTACCACGAGGTTTAGGCGCAGGAGCAGGGGTGCCAATCGCTGCCAAAATGCCTGCAAACGCTTGTGCGACCCGACCCGGAGTCAACGTTTCTTGCGGTGCCTGCCAGGGCAAGGGGTGGTCAGTACAGTCCTTTCGCGCTAACCACAACTGCCAACTGAGCAACGGCATCAGGCTGCTCCACTGTTCGGTTGCCGATACAGAACTGAACTGGGGATGTGTCCAATATAGCCTCTGCTTGGCAAAGCGATACCAGTGTTCAATGGCAAAGCGACGGAGGTAGTGCAACCACAGGGTTTCTAACGGAGGCATCTGCTCACCCAGCCAAACTAACCACAAAGGAGCCAAGCGTCGCGTGCTGCTCTGTGTCTCCAGCACCTCCACGCGCAACACTTCCATTGCCCGTTTGGGGGATTTGCGGAAATGGTATGCACTCCAACGACTGACCCGCACTCGTCCCCAGTTGGGATCATCGACTTCAACGGTTTCGACCGGGACACTCCAAGTGTCAGGGTCATTGAGTTTCATCTTATGTCCATGCTTGGCAGGTGCGCCTCGCCCACGATACGCTGGGGGCGCGCCATAGACACATCGATTGGATGTAACCCGCAGCAGCAAGTCTGCCTCAATCCCTGCCGTTTGGTTGACAAAACTGGCATTGCCGTACCCTCGGTCGTAGATCGCCAACGGACGCACCGCTAACTGCCGAGTCACTTGTTTGAGTTGGAATGCCGCTTTACTGGCGGGTGTTTCAAAGCTGGTGATGCGCTCATGCCGCAATGGTAATGCCCAACTGCCCCTGTCTTCAGCAATCCAGGCTAAGGTACTGTAGTTTTGTCCGGCTATCGGGGCATGTCCTGTTCTGCCTGATAAGGTGCGGTCTTTCAAACGCCTGGCAGCAGGACGGTTCCACCGACTCGCATCACCTGCCAACAACGGTTGCTGCTGAGTCGGTATCTGCTGCACCAACAGCTTCAGCACCTTTGATCGGGGTAGGCGGCTATCGCGCAACGCTTCATAGGTGCTCGACCACTGGCGACGAAAGACAGGACTCTGCGATAGCCTCACAAACGACACGATGCACGCACTCACTAACACGGCATCCATCAGATCAAACAGGGCATCTCTGGCGTTTCCCAAGCTGGCATACAACGTTTGGCGAAATTGCTGAAGTTCGTTGAAAATCATGGGGTCAATGTTGGTTGTACTTCATTGACCTTACGGCAGTCGGTGCTTCTCATTGACTGCCTTCCTCTTCACCATTAGTCCAAACTAAAGTCCTTCGGGAGTCGCCCCAGCAGATGCAGTTTGCTCGCCCTGCATCAACACGCTGGCAGCCATGTCGTATTGCCCATCGAGAATGTATAGCCGAGAGAGCGGAATACTGGCCTGGGGCAATCCACCCTGGAGCGCGAGGCGATATTGGGCGATCGCCTTT
The Thermoleptolyngbya sichuanensis A183 DNA segment above includes these coding regions:
- a CDS encoding NF041680 family putative transposase; the protein is MIFNELQQFRQTLYASLGNARDALFDLMDAVLVSACIVSFVRLSQSPVFRRQWSSTYEALRDSRLPRSKVLKLLVQQIPTQQQPLLAGDASRWNRPAARRLKDRTLSGRTGHAPIAGQNYSTLAWIAEDRGSWALPLRHERITSFETPASKAAFQLKQVTRQLAVRPLAIYDRGYGNASFVNQTAGIEADLLLRVTSNRCVYGAPPAYRGRGAPAKHGHKMKLNDPDTWSVPVETVEVDDPNWGRVRVSRWSAYHFRKSPKRAMEVLRVEVLETQSSTRRLAPLWLVWLGEQMPPLETLWLHYLRRFAIEHWYRFAKQRLYWTHPQFSSVSATEQWSSLMPLLSWQLWLARKDCTDHPLPWQAPQETLTPGRVAQAFAGILAAIGTPAPAPKPRGKSPGRGKGHKPTPRPCYPMVKKRASKRKTSEQSLNSPVATAA
- a CDS encoding tetratricopeptide repeat protein, giving the protein MGWIAFRQSRLDEAAAHLQAAIQLDPQRAAAHCLLAQVWTAQGKPAVAEWQACANTADRTIPEENTWYTQAQSALQRRGS